A DNA window from Coffea arabica cultivar ET-39 chromosome 6c, Coffea Arabica ET-39 HiFi, whole genome shotgun sequence contains the following coding sequences:
- the LOC113692205 gene encoding 10 kDa chaperonin, mitochondrial-like, with protein MAKRLIPLLNRVLVEKVIPPAKTNAGILLPEKTAKLNMGKVVAVGPGYHDSQGKLIPVTVKEGDNVLLPEYGGTQVKLGEKEYHLYRDDDILGTLHD; from the exons ATGGCAAAGCGTTTAATTCCTCTTCTTAACCGAGTTCTGGTGGAGAAAGTGATCCCTCCTGCTAAGACAAATGCTGGGATTTTGCTTCCGGAAAAAACCGCCAAG TTGAACATGGGGAAAGTTGTTGCTGTCGGTCCAGGGTATCATGATAGCCAGGGAAAGCTGATTCCTGTTACCGTGAAGGAGGGGGATAATGTGCTGCTGCCTGAATACGGAGGAACTCAAGTGAAGCTCGGTGAGAAAGA GTACCATTTGTACCGAGATGATGACATCCTTGGAACATTGCATGATTAG
- the LOC113693973 gene encoding uncharacterized protein isoform X2: protein MQTRKIFGISLSLIIINMAAIMERADENLLPSVYKEVSEAFSAGPSDLGYLTFIRNFIQGLASPIAGILAISYDRPTVLAVGTLCWALSTAAVGVSQYFLQVACWRAVNGFGLAIVIPALQSFIADSYVDRVRGTGFGFLNLVGTVGGIGGGAIATVMAGHHFWGIPGWRFAFMVMAALSCLIAFLVHAFVADPRRRTTTNHDTSQALFRDEVMDKGNANSVSLWVESWQAMKAVTRVPTFQYIVLQGFDHNSSAALVGIFATGCALGSFVGGIIADQMSRLYPNSGRIMCAQFCAFMGIPFSWFLLRVIPQSVSSYSTYAATLFLMGLTISWCATATNGPMFAEVVPVKHRTMIYAFDRAFEVSFSSFAAPVVGILAEKMYGYDPKSVDPVVGSGREALALSRGLFSMMAVPFGLCGLFYTPLYWNFGHDRENARIATAKETEMI from the exons ATGCa AACAAGGAAAATTTTTGGGATTTCCCTGTCCCTGATTATCATTAACATGGCTGCTATAATGGAGCGAGCTGATGAAAATCTCCTTCCATCTGTTTACAAAGAAGTCAGTGAAGCTTTTTCTGCAGGGCCATCTGATCTTGGTTATCTGACTTTTATACGCAATTTCATTCAGGGATTGGCTTCTCCAATAGCAGGTATATTAGCGATTAGTTATGACCGCCCTACTGTTCTTGCGGTTGGCACTCTCTGCTGGGCCTTGTCAACAGCTGCAGTAGGTGTTAGCCAGTACTTTTTACAAGTTGCATGTTGGAGAGCAGTAAATGGTTTTGGACTGGCTATTGTGATTCCAGCACTTCAGTCTTTCATTGCTGATAGCTATGTTGATCGTGTGCGAGGGACCGGTTTTGGGTTTCTAAATCTCGTTGGTACTGTGGGTGGTATAGGAGGGGGAGCAATTGCTACAGTTATGGCTGGTCATCATTTCTGGGGTATACCTGGATGGAGATTTGCCTTCATGGTGATGGCAGCATTGAGCTGTTTGATTGCTTTTCTTGTTCATGCATTTGTTGCTGACCCAAGAAGAAGAACTACTACTAATCACGATACCAGCCAGGCTTTGTTCAG GGATGAAGTGATGGATAAGGGAAATGCTAACTCAGTGTCACTTTGGGTGGAATCATGGCAAGCAATGAAAGCTGTTACAAGAGTTCCCACTTTTCAATACATTGTGTTGCAGG GTTTTGATCACAACAGTTCAGCAGCCCTTGTCGGTATCTTTGCTACTGGATGTGCACTGGGGTCTTTTGTTGGTGGAATAATTGCAGATCAAATGTCACGCTTGTACCCAAATTCAGGGCGCATAATGTGTGCACAGTTCTGTGCTTTTATGGGCATTCCATTCTCATGGTTCCTTCTGAGAGTTATCCCACAGTCTGTGAGCAGCTATTCGACATATGCTGCCACCCTCTTCTTGATGGGCCTTACTATTAGCTGGTGTGCTACTGCTACAAATGGTCCAATGTTTGCTGAGGTTGTCCCTGTGAAACATCGGACCATGATTTATGCATTTGATCGTGCTTTCGAAgtatccttttcttcttttgccgcTCCTGTGGTTGGAATTCTTGCAGAAAAGATGTATGGCTACGATCCAAAATCTGTTGATCCTGTTGTAGGGTCCGGAAGAGAAGCCCTAGCTTTGTCAAGAGGGCTTTTCTCCATGATGGCAGTTCCATTTGGTTTGTGCGGTTTGTTTTACACACCTTTGTATTGGAATTTCGGGCATGATCGAGAAAATGCTAGAATTGCTACTGCAAAAGAAACAGAGATGATATGA
- the LOC113693973 gene encoding uncharacterized protein isoform X1: protein MQTRKIFGISLSLIIINMAAIMERADENLLPSVYKEVSEAFSAGPSDLGYLTFIRNFIQGLASPIAGILAISYDRPTVLAVGTLCWALSTAAVGVSQYFLQVACWRAVNGFGLAIVIPALQSFIADSYVDRVRGTGFGFLNLVGTVGGIGGGAIATVMAGHHFWGIPGWRFAFMVMAALSCLIAFLVHAFVADPRRRTTTNHDTSQALFRDEVMDKGNANSVSLWVESWQAMKAVTRVPTFQYIVLQGIVGSLPWTALVFLTLWFELIGFDHNSSAALVGIFATGCALGSFVGGIIADQMSRLYPNSGRIMCAQFCAFMGIPFSWFLLRVIPQSVSSYSTYAATLFLMGLTISWCATATNGPMFAEVVPVKHRTMIYAFDRAFEVSFSSFAAPVVGILAEKMYGYDPKSVDPVVGSGREALALSRGLFSMMAVPFGLCGLFYTPLYWNFGHDRENARIATAKETEMI, encoded by the exons ATGCa AACAAGGAAAATTTTTGGGATTTCCCTGTCCCTGATTATCATTAACATGGCTGCTATAATGGAGCGAGCTGATGAAAATCTCCTTCCATCTGTTTACAAAGAAGTCAGTGAAGCTTTTTCTGCAGGGCCATCTGATCTTGGTTATCTGACTTTTATACGCAATTTCATTCAGGGATTGGCTTCTCCAATAGCAGGTATATTAGCGATTAGTTATGACCGCCCTACTGTTCTTGCGGTTGGCACTCTCTGCTGGGCCTTGTCAACAGCTGCAGTAGGTGTTAGCCAGTACTTTTTACAAGTTGCATGTTGGAGAGCAGTAAATGGTTTTGGACTGGCTATTGTGATTCCAGCACTTCAGTCTTTCATTGCTGATAGCTATGTTGATCGTGTGCGAGGGACCGGTTTTGGGTTTCTAAATCTCGTTGGTACTGTGGGTGGTATAGGAGGGGGAGCAATTGCTACAGTTATGGCTGGTCATCATTTCTGGGGTATACCTGGATGGAGATTTGCCTTCATGGTGATGGCAGCATTGAGCTGTTTGATTGCTTTTCTTGTTCATGCATTTGTTGCTGACCCAAGAAGAAGAACTACTACTAATCACGATACCAGCCAGGCTTTGTTCAG GGATGAAGTGATGGATAAGGGAAATGCTAACTCAGTGTCACTTTGGGTGGAATCATGGCAAGCAATGAAAGCTGTTACAAGAGTTCCCACTTTTCAATACATTGTGTTGCAGGGTATTGTTGGTTCACTGCCTTGGACAGCCCTAGTATTTTTGACGCTGTGGTTTGAACTAATTG GTTTTGATCACAACAGTTCAGCAGCCCTTGTCGGTATCTTTGCTACTGGATGTGCACTGGGGTCTTTTGTTGGTGGAATAATTGCAGATCAAATGTCACGCTTGTACCCAAATTCAGGGCGCATAATGTGTGCACAGTTCTGTGCTTTTATGGGCATTCCATTCTCATGGTTCCTTCTGAGAGTTATCCCACAGTCTGTGAGCAGCTATTCGACATATGCTGCCACCCTCTTCTTGATGGGCCTTACTATTAGCTGGTGTGCTACTGCTACAAATGGTCCAATGTTTGCTGAGGTTGTCCCTGTGAAACATCGGACCATGATTTATGCATTTGATCGTGCTTTCGAAgtatccttttcttcttttgccgcTCCTGTGGTTGGAATTCTTGCAGAAAAGATGTATGGCTACGATCCAAAATCTGTTGATCCTGTTGTAGGGTCCGGAAGAGAAGCCCTAGCTTTGTCAAGAGGGCTTTTCTCCATGATGGCAGTTCCATTTGGTTTGTGCGGTTTGTTTTACACACCTTTGTATTGGAATTTCGGGCATGATCGAGAAAATGCTAGAATTGCTACTGCAAAAGAAACAGAGATGATATGA
- the LOC113693973 gene encoding uncharacterized protein isoform X3, with the protein MQTRKIFGISLSLIIINMAAIMERADENLLPSVYKEVSEAFSAGPSDLGYLTFIRNFIQGLASPIAGGGAIATVMAGHHFWGIPGWRFAFMVMAALSCLIAFLVHAFVADPRRRTTTNHDTSQALFRDEVMDKGNANSVSLWVESWQAMKAVTRVPTFQYIVLQGIVGSLPWTALVFLTLWFELIGFDHNSSAALVGIFATGCALGSFVGGIIADQMSRLYPNSGRIMCAQFCAFMGIPFSWFLLRVIPQSVSSYSTYAATLFLMGLTISWCATATNGPMFAEVVPVKHRTMIYAFDRAFEVSFSSFAAPVVGILAEKMYGYDPKSVDPVVGSGREALALSRGLFSMMAVPFGLCGLFYTPLYWNFGHDRENARIATAKETEMI; encoded by the exons ATGCa AACAAGGAAAATTTTTGGGATTTCCCTGTCCCTGATTATCATTAACATGGCTGCTATAATGGAGCGAGCTGATGAAAATCTCCTTCCATCTGTTTACAAAGAAGTCAGTGAAGCTTTTTCTGCAGGGCCATCTGATCTTGGTTATCTGACTTTTATACGCAATTTCATTCAGGGATTGGCTTCTCCAATAGCAG GAGGGGGAGCAATTGCTACAGTTATGGCTGGTCATCATTTCTGGGGTATACCTGGATGGAGATTTGCCTTCATGGTGATGGCAGCATTGAGCTGTTTGATTGCTTTTCTTGTTCATGCATTTGTTGCTGACCCAAGAAGAAGAACTACTACTAATCACGATACCAGCCAGGCTTTGTTCAG GGATGAAGTGATGGATAAGGGAAATGCTAACTCAGTGTCACTTTGGGTGGAATCATGGCAAGCAATGAAAGCTGTTACAAGAGTTCCCACTTTTCAATACATTGTGTTGCAGGGTATTGTTGGTTCACTGCCTTGGACAGCCCTAGTATTTTTGACGCTGTGGTTTGAACTAATTG GTTTTGATCACAACAGTTCAGCAGCCCTTGTCGGTATCTTTGCTACTGGATGTGCACTGGGGTCTTTTGTTGGTGGAATAATTGCAGATCAAATGTCACGCTTGTACCCAAATTCAGGGCGCATAATGTGTGCACAGTTCTGTGCTTTTATGGGCATTCCATTCTCATGGTTCCTTCTGAGAGTTATCCCACAGTCTGTGAGCAGCTATTCGACATATGCTGCCACCCTCTTCTTGATGGGCCTTACTATTAGCTGGTGTGCTACTGCTACAAATGGTCCAATGTTTGCTGAGGTTGTCCCTGTGAAACATCGGACCATGATTTATGCATTTGATCGTGCTTTCGAAgtatccttttcttcttttgccgcTCCTGTGGTTGGAATTCTTGCAGAAAAGATGTATGGCTACGATCCAAAATCTGTTGATCCTGTTGTAGGGTCCGGAAGAGAAGCCCTAGCTTTGTCAAGAGGGCTTTTCTCCATGATGGCAGTTCCATTTGGTTTGTGCGGTTTGTTTTACACACCTTTGTATTGGAATTTCGGGCATGATCGAGAAAATGCTAGAATTGCTACTGCAAAAGAAACAGAGATGATATGA
- the LOC113691973 gene encoding putative SWI/SNF-related matrix-associated actin-dependent regulator of chromatin subfamily A member 3-like 1, with amino-acid sequence MTAAIDPVDEFLNLDAWPLSPEEDYSSSGNDSGDQRHSHHRDLPFSRSSISSSSSSSPHSPGESYMVGFLIVNVVGIQYYNGTINGREMVGLVREPLNAYDENAIKVLNTRSVQVGHIERMAAKVLAPMIDSRLIAVEGIVPKASARFNRFKIPCQVHIFARIEAFDAVKSNIAAAGLQLISENNASFALSEAAVVRQRRAGEGEKSVDEIFKLLDEKIGQTRALAALEPPKDVIKSELLLHQKEGLAWLVQRENCLELPPFWEERGGAYVNVLTNYMTDEKPEPLRGGIFADDMGLGKTLTLLSLIAFDKFHGPGPSSVDTGDGDVGKELELKEEEVIVVIDKRSKRQRGSKGTNTQQKRQKTEVVDAGDIKVKSKCSSDPHNSVVSRTTLIVCPPSVFSSWVNQLGEHTIRGRLKVYMYYGERTKDANVLQAYDIVLTTYTTLAAEDPWEDSPVKKIEWRRIILDEAHLIKNINALQSRAVTKLNAKRRWLVTGTPIQNHSFDLFSLMAFLRFEPLSIKNYWNNLIARPLASGDEKGISRLQVLMAAISLRRTKDKALVGLPSKSVETLLVDLSAEERDVYDKMESEARKVITHYISGDTLVRNYSTVLSILVRLRQVCNALALCPPDIRELLPSLEDVKKEPKLLEKMLSVLQEGEDFDCPICICPPRNAVITCCAHIFCQSCILKTIRRSNPSCPLCRHPLSDSDLFQAPPNLSETEDTPESSSFSSKVAVLLQLLSASRDHSPTTKSVVFSQFQKMLLLLEEPLKALGFRLLRLDGSMNAKKRAKVLKEFDVPAPEGPTILLASLKASGVGINLTAASRVYLIEPWWNPAIEEQAMDRIHRIGQKEDVKIVRLIAKETVEERILALQEQKKLLARKAFGRRVPQGQREINKEDLVTLMCL; translated from the exons ATGACCGCTGCAATCGACCCGGTGGACGAGTTCCTCAACTTGGATGCCTGGCCCCTTTCTCCCGAGGAAGATTATAGCAGTAGCGGAAATGATTCCGGTGATCAGAGACACAGCCACCACCGCGACCTGCCGTTTTCTCGGTCCTcaatctcctcctcctcctcctcctccccccACTCCCCCGGGGAGAGTTACATGGTGGGATTTTTAATCGTGAACGTGGTCGGCATTCAGTATTACAATGGGACCATCAACGGCCGGGAAATGGTGGGTCTGGTCAGAGAGCCCCTCAATGCTTACGATGAAAATGCCATTAAGGTTTTGAACACTCGGTCGGTTCAGGTCGGCCACATTGAACGGATGGCGGCAAAAGTCCTTGCCCCAATGATCGATTCCCGTCTGATCGCCGTCGAAG GTATTGTGCCGAAGGCATCAGCGAGGTTCAATAGATTCAAAATTCCTTGCCAGGTTCACATATTTGCAAGAATAGAGGCTTTTGATGCGGTGAAATCGAACATTGCAGCTGCTGGATTGCAGCTTATTTCAGAGAACAACGCATCATTTGCTTTATCTGAAGCTGCTGTGGTGAGGCAAAGAAGAGCTGGTGAAGGTGAAAAGAGTGTAGATGAGATCTTTAAGCTGTTGGATGAGAAAATTGGTCAGACCAGAGCATTGGCTGCATTGGAACCCCCTAAAGATGTGATAAAATCAGAGCTGCTTTTGCACCAAAAGGAAGGCTTAGCCTGGTTAGTTCAGAGAGAAAATTGTTTAGAATTACCTCCATTTTGGGAAGAAAGAGGTGGAGCTTATGTTAATGTATTGACTAACTACATGACAGATGAGAAGCCAGAGCCATTACGAGGTGGAATTTTTGCTGATGACATGGGACTGGGAAAAACtcttactttgctttccttaatTGCATTTGACAAATTCCATGGTCCTGGTCCTTCATCAGTTGACACTGGTGATGGAGACGTTGGAAAAGAATTGGAAttgaaagaagaagaagttatTGTTGTTATTGATAAGCGGTCCAAAAGACAAAGAGGCAGCAAAGGCACTAATACTCAACAAAAGAGGCAGAAGACTGAGGTTGTAGATGCAGGTGACATTAAAGTAAAGTCCAAATGTAGTTCTGATCCACACAACTCTGTGGTTTCAAGAACCACCTTGATCGTTTGTCCACCATCTGTTTTTTCATCATGGGTAAACCAATTAGGAGAGCACACTATACGAGGACGCCTAAAAGTGTACATGTACTATGGAGAAAGGACGAAAGATGCTAATGTGCTACAGGCTTATGATATAGTTCTGACTACTTACACCACTTTGGCTGCTGAAGATCCATGGGAAGATTCTCCTGTGAAGAAGATAGAATGGAGGCGAATAATTCTGGATGAGGCGCATTTGATCAAGAATATAAATGCACTGCAAAGTCGTGCGGTTACAAAACTGAATGCCAAGAGAAGGTGGCTTGTCACTGGAACACCAATACAGAATCATTCGTTTGATCTATTTTCGTTAATGGCTTTTCTGAGGTTTGAGCCTTTGTCAATTAAGAATTACTGGAATAATTTGATAGCACGCCCACTTGCTTCAGGAGATGAGAAAGGCATCTCGCGTCTTCAG gTTCTTATGGCAGCCATATCTTTGAGGAGGACAAAGGACAAGGCATTGGTTGGTTTGCCATCAAAATCTGTGGAGACGCTTCTTGTGGATCTCTCAGCTGAAGAACGGGATGTTTATGACAAGATGGAATCTGAAGCCAGGAAAGTTATTACGCATTATATCAGCGGTGACACTTTAGTTAGAAACTATTCAACAGTACTCAGCATACTTGTACGACTTCGGCAGGTTTGCAATGCTTTGGCCTTGTGCCCTCCAGATATCAGAGAGTTACTTCCTTCACTTGAAG ATGTAAAAAAAGAACCCAAATTGCTGGAAAAGATGCTTTCTGTGCTGCAAGAGGGTGAAGATTTTGACTGCCCAATCTGTATTTGCCCACCACGTAATGCAGTTATTACTTGTTGTGCTCATATCTTCTGCCAATCGTGCATCCTCAAGACCATCAGACGTTCAAACCCATCTTGTCCACTGTGCCGCCATCCACTATCTGATTCGGACCTCTTCCAAGCCCCTCCAAATCTTTCTGAGACAGAAGATACTCCAGAGTCTTCCAGTTTTTCATCCAAGGTTGCTGTTCTTTTACAGCTTCTTTCTGCATCCAGGGATCACAGCCCAACAACAAAATCAGTGGTCTTTTCACAGTTTCAGAAAATGTTGCTCCTTCTTGAAGAGCCACTAAAAGCACTAGGATTCCGGCTATTGAGATTAGATGGCTCGATGAATGCCAAAAAGAGAGCAAAAGTATTAAAAGAGTTCGATGTACCAGCACCTGAAGGACCGACAATCTTGCTTGCCAGTCTGAAAGCTTCTGGAGTTGGAATTAATCTTACTGCTGCTTCTAGGGTTTACTTGATAGAGCCGTGGTGGAATCCAGCAATTGAAGAACAGGCAATGGATCGAATCCACCGAATTGGACAGAAAGAAGACGTGAAGATTGTGAGGTTGATTGCTAAGGAAACCGTTGAAGAAAGAATATTAGCATTACAAGAGCAAAAGAAACTGCTCGCAAGGAAAGCTTTTGGTAGGAGGGTTCCTCAAGGCCAAAGGGAGATCAACAAAGAAGATCTCGTGACCTTGATGTGCTTGTGA